The Macrotis lagotis isolate mMagLag1 chromosome 6, bilby.v1.9.chrom.fasta, whole genome shotgun sequence genome includes a window with the following:
- the UPF3A gene encoding regulator of nonsense transcripts 3A isoform X2 has protein sequence MRSEKEAAGGAGGSGVGGAGRGSGGKEKPPLPPPPPPLPPPPPASARGGAAMEIQFRRESPRREVETPPAAVSASGCGGSGGGGGGGGGKPREEKKTVLSKVVIRRLPPSLTKEQLEEQLHPLPAHDYFEFCTADPSLYPHLYSRAYINFRNPDDILLFRDRFDGYVFIDSKGLEYPAVVEFAPFQKISKKKLKKKDAKAGSIEEDPEYRKFLETYCVEEEKISANPETLLGEIEAKTRELIARRTTPLLEYIKNRKLEKQRIREEKREERRRRELEKKRLREEEKRKRREEERRKRKEAEKQKKIAEKEIRIKLLKKPEKGEEPATEKQKEKGEEADIEEGKWEKSSSSGSIKSKPLESSLKELKEKSQNDSDKEQRDMDRRFREKEPERQRYRLDDGRKHRTHYEFDKFLRRNEDELKWGKGYNQDRGKKGNHNYSFTVEAVDKLGSSSHAVIPARSSHSNTYGIYK, from the exons ATGCGGTCCGAGAAGGAGGCGGCCGGCGGGGCCGGGGGCTCGGGCGTCGGCGGGGCCGGCCGGGGGTCGGGCGGCAAGGAGAAGCCGCCgttgccgccgccgccgccgcccctgCCGCCGCCCCCACCGGCATCCGCCCGCGGAGGGGCAGCGATGGAGATCCAGTTCCGCCGCGAGTCGCCTCGGCGCGAAGTGGAGACGCCGCCGGCCGCCGTGTCGGCCTCGGGCTGCGGGGGCAgcggcggcggaggcggcggaggcggcggcAAGCCGCGGGAGGAGAAGAAAACGGTCCTGAGCAAG GTAGTTATTCGTCGACTTCCTCCCAGTCTGACCAAGGAGCAGCTAGAGGAACAGTTACATCCACTTCCTGCTCATGATTACTTTGAATTTTGTACAGCTGATCCCAG tcTTTATCCTCATCTTTACTCAAGAGCATACATTAATTTTCGAAATCCTGATGACATCCTGCTTTTTAGAGACCGTTTTGATGGCTATGTCTTCATTGATAGTAAAG GTCTGGAATATCCTGCTGTAGTAGAATTTGCTCCATTCCAAAAGAtttccaaaaagaaattaaagaaaaaagatgccAAAGCAGGGAGCATTGAAGAAG ATCCAGAATATAGGAAATTTCTAGAAACCTATTGtgttgaggaagaaaaaataagtgcCAATCCTGAAACTCTTTTGGGAGAGATTGAGGCAAAGACACGGGAACTCATTG CTAGAAGAACAACACCTCTTttggaatatattaaaaatagaaaattagaaaagcag AGAATtcgagaagaaaaaagagaagaacgAAGGAGAAGGGAATTAGAAAAGAAACGCttgagagaagaagagaaaagaaaacgtagagaagaagaaagacgaaagagaaaagaagctgaaaaacaaaagaaaattgctGAGAAAGAGATAAGAATTAAG CTTCTTAAAAAACCTGAAAAGGGAGAGGAACCAGCAAcagagaagcaaaaagaaaaaggagaggaagctgatattgaagaaggaaaatgggaaaaatcctccAGCTCTGGAAGCATAAAATCCAAACCTTTGGAAAGTTCTTTGAAGGAACTCAAGGAAAA GTCACAAAATGACAGTGATAAAGAGCAAAGGGATATGGATAGAAGATTTCGAGAAAAAGAACCTGAAAGACAAAGGTATCGCTTGGACGATGGCAGAAAACATAGAACTCATTATGAGTTTGACAAGTTTTTGAGAAGGAACGAAGACGAGCTGAAATGGGGAAAAGGATACAACCAagacagagggaagaaagggaaccACAACTACAGCTTCACTGTGGAGGCAGTAGACAAACTGG
- the UPF3A gene encoding regulator of nonsense transcripts 3A isoform X4, whose product MRSEKEAAGGAGGSGVGGAGRGSGGKEKPPLPPPPPPLPPPPPASARGGAAMEIQFRRESPRREVETPPAAVSASGCGGSGGGGGGGGGKPREEKKTVLSKVVIRRLPPSLTKEQLEEQLHPLPAHDYFEFCTADPSLYPHLYSRAYINFRNPDDILLFRDRFDGYVFIDSKGLEYPAVVEFAPFQKISKKKLKKKDAKAGSIEEDPEYRKFLETYCVEEEKISANPETLLGEIEAKTRELIG is encoded by the exons ATGCGGTCCGAGAAGGAGGCGGCCGGCGGGGCCGGGGGCTCGGGCGTCGGCGGGGCCGGCCGGGGGTCGGGCGGCAAGGAGAAGCCGCCgttgccgccgccgccgccgcccctgCCGCCGCCCCCACCGGCATCCGCCCGCGGAGGGGCAGCGATGGAGATCCAGTTCCGCCGCGAGTCGCCTCGGCGCGAAGTGGAGACGCCGCCGGCCGCCGTGTCGGCCTCGGGCTGCGGGGGCAgcggcggcggaggcggcggaggcggcggcAAGCCGCGGGAGGAGAAGAAAACGGTCCTGAGCAAG GTAGTTATTCGTCGACTTCCTCCCAGTCTGACCAAGGAGCAGCTAGAGGAACAGTTACATCCACTTCCTGCTCATGATTACTTTGAATTTTGTACAGCTGATCCCAG tcTTTATCCTCATCTTTACTCAAGAGCATACATTAATTTTCGAAATCCTGATGACATCCTGCTTTTTAGAGACCGTTTTGATGGCTATGTCTTCATTGATAGTAAAG GTCTGGAATATCCTGCTGTAGTAGAATTTGCTCCATTCCAAAAGAtttccaaaaagaaattaaagaaaaaagatgccAAAGCAGGGAGCATTGAAGAAG ATCCAGAATATAGGAAATTTCTAGAAACCTATTGtgttgaggaagaaaaaataagtgcCAATCCTGAAACTCTTTTGGGAGAGATTGAGGCAAAGACACGGGAACTCATTG GGTAA